Proteins co-encoded in one Geothermobacter hydrogeniphilus genomic window:
- a CDS encoding zf-TFIIB domain-containing protein, translating to MVDIWKEREKALENEYIYRQEKEKIRKMQKDAREELIHDLCRGRCPKCGEMIEAMTFRGVPLDKCPGCGGIWLGPNDLQILSGKDHRNWFDQWFNAADDYPEKLAE from the coding sequence ATGGTCGATATCTGGAAAGAACGTGAAAAGGCCTTGGAAAACGAATACATCTATCGCCAGGAAAAAGAAAAAATCCGCAAAATGCAGAAGGACGCGCGCGAAGAGCTGATTCATGACCTCTGCCGTGGTCGCTGTCCCAAGTGTGGAGAGATGATTGAGGCGATGACCTTTCGCGGGGTTCCCCTTGACAAATGTCCCGGTTGCGGCGGCATCTGGCTGGGGCCCAATGATCTCCAGATTCTTTCCGGAAAGGATCATCGCAACTGGTTTGACCAGTGGTTCAATGCTGCCGATGATTATCCCGAGAAACTTGCCGAATAG